Proteins co-encoded in one Desulfomicrobium macestii genomic window:
- a CDS encoding response regulator, with translation MNKMKLLIVDDEKDLCRILADRLNILYGVSPDVAHTGDDALEMVKKKSYDVVVLDIEMPGIDGIETLKQIKAINSKIQVVLFTGHGSEETRRLAEVMGAFSYVDKIDGLPKLAPMIEGAFRLRKVLEDTYADAAMNEYN, from the coding sequence ATGAACAAGATGAAGCTTCTGATCGTGGACGACGAGAAGGATCTCTGCCGCATTCTCGCCGATCGCCTGAATATCCTGTATGGCGTGTCTCCGGATGTGGCCCACACAGGTGACGACGCCCTGGAGATGGTCAAGAAGAAAAGCTACGATGTCGTGGTTCTCGACATCGAGATGCCCGGCATCGACGGCATCGAAACCCTCAAACAGATAAAGGCCATCAACTCCAAGATCCAGGTCGTCCTCTTCACCGGTCACGGCAGCGAAGAGACCCGCCGCCTGGCCGAAGTCATGGGCGCCTTCAGCTATGTCGACAAGATCGACGGCCTGCCCAAGCTCGCCCCCATGATCGAAGGCGCCTTCCGTCTGCGCAAAGTGCTCGAAGACACCTACGCCGACGCGGCCATGAACGAGTACAACTAG